CGCCCCCTTCCTGTCCGGGTCGGGCCGGACGGCCGACGCCCGGGTCGGCGGCCGGCCGCCCGGACACAGGGGGAAGCGCAGGCAACTGCGTAAGTCCTAATCGCGTCAAGCAGGTCGAGGTCTTTGCTGTTCAAGAGGGCGGAGCCTGGATGGTCATTACGGTCATCGCCCGCTATTTTTAAGGACGATGCCACAAGATGCAGGGGGCATCCATGCGGCTGACTTACGACCCGCGTTATAATATTGCATACATCCGTTTTAAAGAAGAGCCCGTCGAGGGTGTCGATACAATTCAAATCAGTGATGAGTTGATTATCGATATGGCGCCGGACGGGACCGTCTATGGGATTGAGCTTCTGAATGCCAATGAACAGCTTCGGCGAGAAGGAACGGGGCGCCTGATGGTCGTTAACGAAGCCACGGGCGAGCAAGTCGAACTGGCCTTGCCCGTCGGGTCGAACGGAGAATAACAGAGCCGTTCGGTTCGTGAGAATGGCGTCAGAACAATCTTTCCCATCCCCCGGAAAGCACGATGTTTCAAGCATTCGGCAGGTGGGCAGGTCGGCAGATGGGCAGGTGGGCAGATGGGCAGGTCGGCCGGTCGGGCGACGGGCGTCTATCCCCGGCACACCGGCCGTCATGGCGGTGGCTTCCGGAGAGAGCCCGCCGTCCTGCGGGCGTCCTCCGCATGTACCGCCCGTCATGGCCGGGTCATCCGGAGGAAGCTTGAAAAATCGAGATGGCCGGGCCACCTTCCCGGATGGGAACCGCATTTCTCCCAACCGAACCGCTCTGATAACAGAGACGAAGGGAAGGCGAGACCATCGTGGACCTGGGAGAAGTCGTCTGTGAGGTCCGGTAGGAAGGGGGTTTTCGTATGGGTCGTCTTCGTATGCGCCGTGGGCGTCCGGTCGGCCGGGGCCCAGTGTTCCGTCACGGCGACCAACATCAGCTTTGGGTCGTATGACGTCTTTAGCTCGACGCCCCGCACGGCCACGGGGACGATCACCGTCGACTGCGACATGGCGCCGCCCCCGGACGTCATCATTCAAATCGGGCCGAGCGCCCACTCGGGGAGCTTCAACCCCCGGCAGATGAAGCACGTCGCCCGTCCGGACCGCCTGAATTACAACCTGTTTACGGACCCGACGATGACGACCATCTGGGGGGACGGAACGTCGGGGACGGCGACGAGGACCTGTGAGCAGGTCGTCAAGCCGAAGCCTTGTACGCAGACGGTCTACGCCTTACTTCCGGCCGGCCAGGACGTGGCCGTCGGGCCGTACCAGGACGTCGTGACGGTCACGATCATCGTGGTCCCGAAGAAGTAAGGCGTAGGTGTCGGGTCTCAGGGGTCGGTTTAACAGAGCCGTTCGGTTCGTGAGAATGGCGTCAGGATAACCTTTCCCATCCCCCGGGAAGCACGATTTTTCAAGCATCCGGCAGATGGGCAGGTCGGCAGATAGGCAGATAGAAGCCGGGTGGGCAAGGATCAGCCCCAGGGCTTTTGGGACCATCTGCCCATCTGCCGAACTGCCTATCTGCCAAAGCTTGAAAAACCGTCCTTCCCGAAGGGTCGAAAAAGCCGAATCCATGCGGGTTTTCACGAACCGAACGACTCTGATAAGTGAGGGATGATCCCCCCTATGCGATAGACGCCAGCATCACTGCGGGCGTTGGGATCGCTGGACCCCGGCATGACGGCCGGTGTCCGGACAGGGGGACCCCGGCATGACGCCCGGTGTTCCGAGGATAGACGCCAGTCTCCCGACCTGCCCATCTGCCGATTACACCCAAGACCGAATCCTCAACGTCCAAGTGGGGTCCGATGGGGACGGAGGCGGTGGCCGACGTCGGAGTGCGCATGGCCGAATGGTCCGAGCCCCAAGCCTGGGCGTCCCGGGTCTATCATGCCGACTACTTATCTCCGTCTGTGGCGTATGCCCTCGTCCGTACGCAGGCCGACCCGCCGGTCTTCCTCTTGGAGAGCGCCGAGGGGCCTGAGAAGATCGCCCGGTTCTCCATCATCGCCGGCGACCCTCTGGCGACCCTCGCTGGCTCTTTCGAGGCCGAGGACCCGACCTGGTCCCTATTCGAGCGGGTCAGCCGACAGTGGTTCGAGACCCGCCTGACGGAAGCCTGGCCGACCCGGCACTTCCTGGGCTGGTACGGTTACGTCGCCTATGAGATGACCCAGCGGTTTGAGCGGGTCGCCTTCCGACATCCCCGGACACTGGCCATCCCCGACTTTGCCTTCGTATTTCCGGGTCAATTGGTCGTCTTTGACCACCGTCAGCGGGTCATGCACCACTGGTGGCATCGAAGCCGGGACCCCTGGACGTGGCAGGACCCGTGGTCCCGGGTCCCGCCTCCGCTTCTGCTCCCCCGGCGGGACCCGCGGGCCGACTTTCGGGCCGAGCCGACCCTGAGCCTGGAGGCTTTTACGGCGATGGTCGAGCGGGCCCGGCATTACATCCGGGAGGGCGACATCTTTCAGGTCGTCCTGTCCCAGCGGTTTGAGCGGCCCTGGTCGGGGGACCCCTGGCCGATTTATCGGGTCCTGCGGAACTGGAACCCCTCGCCCTACATGTTTTACCTGGACTACGGCGACTTTGTCCTATTCGGAAGCTCGCCGGAGATGTTGGTCCGGCAGGTCGGCGACACGGCGTGGATTCGGCCCATCGCCGGGACCCGCCGCCGGGGTCGGGACGAGGTCGAGGACCGGCGTTTCATCGAGGAACTCTGTCAGGACGCCAAGGAACGGGCCGAGCACGTCATGCTCGTGGACCTGGCCCGGCACGACCTCGGTCAGGTCGCCGTCCCGGGGACTGTGCGGGTCACCCGCCTGATGGAAGTCGAGACCTATTCCCACGTTTTCCACCTGACGTCGGAAGTTCAGGCGACGGTCCGGCCCGGCGTGCCGCCCCTGCGGGTCCTGGCCGCCGGCTTCCCGGCCGGGACCGTCGCCGGGGCGCCTAAGATCCGGGCCATGGAGATCATCGACGAGCTCGAGCCTGTCCGGCGGCAATTCTACGCCGGCGGCGTCGGCTATATCGGAGCAGACCGACGGATGGACTTCTGCATCACGATCCGGACGGGCCTCGTCACAGACGGCCGGCTCATCGTGCAGGCCGGGGCCGGCATCGTGTGGGACTCGGACCCCCGGCGGGAATATCGGGAATGCCAGCACAAGGCCGGCGCCCTCCTGGAGGCGGCGGAGGAAATCGGGTGTTAGGTGTTGGGTGTTCGGAAATCTATCGAGTCACGCGGAGTCTTCCGGCCAGTGAACGTTTTCGCTGGGTCGATCGACTATGCCGAGCCGCTACTTCCATTCCGACGAACATGGCTGAGGGCAAGGGTCAGATGCTGAACCGCTTGATCACGGCCTTGCAGAAGGGTCGCGCCCGGATGTCTCGGCCGAACACCCAACGCCCGACACCCAACACCGAGACCAAGGAGTCCCTCGCGTGATCGTGTTAATCGACAACTACGACTCATTCACGTACAACCTCTACCACCTCCTGGTTCAGATGGACCCCGACGTGCGGGTCTTCCGGAATGACGCCATCTCGGTCGAGGCGGTCCTGGACCTGCGACCGAACGCCGTCGTCATCTCGCCGGGCCCCGGTCGCCCCGCCGAGGCCGGCATTTGCATCGAGTTGATCCGGCGGGCCGGCGACCGCATCCCGATGCTGGGCGTGTGCCTGGGTCACCAGGCGATGGCCGAGGCGACCGGCGGGCGGGTCGTCCATGCACCGACGCTCCTGCACGGCAAGACCAGCCGGATCACGCACGAGGGAACGCCGCTCTTCCAAGGCGTGGCCAACCCCTTCGAGGCGACGCGCTATCATTCCCTGGCCGTCGAGCCGGAGAGCCTGCCGTCTGACTGGGTCATCTCGGCCCGAGCCGACGACGGCGTCATCATGGCCATCGAGCACCGCCGCTGGCCGATGGCCGGCGTCCAATTCCACCCCGAGTCGGTCCTGACCTCGGAGGGACCCCGCATCGTCGAGAATTTCCTGCGCCACTACGCCGGCTGGCCGTGGCGGTGAATCGGGATCGTTCGGGAGTCCGGCAGTCCGGGAATTCGGGAATTCGGCATTGCGGGAAATGGGGAAAGGTGGCCCGGCGGGTAGGGGACTGAGGGGAGACTTTCCGGCTTCTCCCCTTCTTCTCTCTCGGCACCCCCATCGCCCGACTGCCGAATTCCCGAACTGCCGGATTGCCGAACTGCCCGATTTTTGAGGAGGTCCGATGAACGAGCTTCGCATTGCCTTGATCGGACTTGGGGCCGTCGGCCGGGCGTGGGCCCGGCTCGTGACGGAACGGGCCGAGCGGATTCGACGTCTTTACGGCGTCCATCTCGTCGTGACGGGGGTCTTCACGGCCCGCCACGGGGCGGCCATCGACCCCCGGGGCCTGGACCTGGCCGAAGCGCTCCGGGCCTACGCGGCGGGAGACCTGAAAGCCCTGAGCGCCCAGCCGACGCCGACCGACGGCGTGTCCTTTGTAGACCTCTGTCCGGCCGACGTCCTCGTGGAACTCAGCGTCCTGAACCCCCAGACGGGCCAGCCCGCCCTCGACTATGTCCGGCGGGCCCTCCAGCGGGGTCTCCACGTCGTGACGGCCAACAAGGGCCCCATCGCCCTGGCCTACCGGGAATTGCGAGCCCTGGCCCGGGCGCAAAACCGGTGGCTCCTCTTCGAGTCGTCCGTCATGGACGGAATCCCCATCTTCAGCATGGTCCGATGGGGCCTGCCGGCCGCCGAAATCCGGGGCTTCTACGGCATCCTGAACAGTACGACCAACCTGGTCCTGACCCTCATGGAGCAGGGCGCCTCGATGGAGGAGGCCATCCGGCAGGCGCAGGCCATCGGCATCGCCGAGGCCGACCCCTCCCACGACATCGACGGCTGGGACGCCGCCGTCAAGGTCTGTATCCTGGCCAACGTCTGGATGGACGCCGACTTAAAGCCGACGGACGTGGACCGTACGGGCATCCGAGGCGTCTCCCCGGCGGACCTGCGGGCCGCCCTCGACCGGGGCCACCGCATTAAACTCGTCTGCCGGGCCCAACGCCGGCCGGACGGGACCCTTCAGGCCTCCGTCCGACCCGAAGAGGTCCCCTTCTACGACCCCCTGGCCCAGACGAAGGAGACGGAGGCCTTCCTGTGCATCGAGTCCGACTCGATCGCTCCCCTGGCCCTCGTCGAACGGGCCCGGGCGACGCCCGAGCATACGGCGTACGGCGTCTTAGCCGACGTCCTCCAGATCGCCCGCCTGCCCAATCCCGTCGGATGAGGGTTTCCCCAAAAGGGGTCGTAGAGCAGTAGGCCAAATAGGTTCAAGAGGTCCCTACCACCCACATCCCGTACTGCTTGGTTGCCCTATTGCTCTACTCCCTTCCTTCCCCCTGCCGACTGCCCATCTGCCGACCTGCCCATCCTTTCATGACGGCCATTGGGGCTTCCTCTTCTCCAGGAAGGCCCGCAGGCCCTCCTGACCCTCGGGCGACACCCGGAGCCGGGCGGTCGTATCGACGCCCAAAGACAGGGCCGCCTCGAAGGGGAGTCGGGTGACGAGACCCGTCAGGGCCTTCGTCGTCCGGACGGCCTGCGGCCCGGCCGCCAAGACGGCCTCGGTCAGCTCCCGAACCCGCCCGTCCAGGGCCTCGGCCGGGACGACCTCGTGGACGAGGCCGATGGCCTTCGCTACATCCGCCGAGAAGAGTTCCCCCGTCAGGAAATACCGACGCATGTAGGTTTCCCCGATTTTCCGATATACGAAGGACGATATGATCGCCGGGGCGATCCCGAGCCGGACCTCGGTGAAGCCGAACTTCGTGTCCTCAGCCGCCACGACGATGTCTCCGACGGCGCACAGGCCCATCGCCCCGCCGACGGCGACCCCGTGGGCTCGGACGATCAGGACCTGCGGGGTCTGGTTCATCAGGTTTAACAGGTCGGCCAATGTCTGGGCGTCCCGGCGGTTTTGCTCCTCGGTCAGTTCGACCGACTGCCGGAGCCACTCGACGTCGGCCCCGGCGCAGAACACGGGGCCCCGACCGCCGAGCTGAACGACCCGCACGGCCGGGTCCGCCGCGAGGGCCTGAAAGCAGTCCGTCAACTCGGCGATCATCCGGTCGTTGAGGGCATTGCGGGCCTCGGGTCGGCTCAGCCATATCCGCATGACGGGGCCTTCAGCCTCGACTTGCAGGGTTTCGTAAGGGATGGACCGCATCATCGTTCCGCTCCAAGCGGGAGATGCAGGGTATGAACATGCAGGATGTGAGATGCAAAACGCAAGGGGACTTGGTGTGGGGTGTCGGGTCCTTCCCCAAAACCCAGCACCGAAGACCCACGACCGAACCCGTGGATTTGCCTTGATCCCGGAACTTCCCTAAGATGGGGGTGGGCGCCGCCAAGGATGGGGGCGGGTGTCACCAAGGAAGGTGGTCATGCACCGGGTACGGGAGATCATCGAAAAACAAAAAGAGGTCTTCTCCGTCCGGCATGACTGGACCGTCCTGGACGTGGCCCGATACATGAGCGAGCGCAACATCGGGGCCGTCGCCGTGCTCGATGACAAGGCCCAGGTCGTCGGTATGTTCAGCGAGCGAGACTTGATGACCCGCGTCGTCGCCGTCGGCCGGGACCCCCGGCAGGTGCGCGTCGCCGAGGTCATGAGCCGGAACGTGCAGACGGCTCGCCTCGACGATACCCTGGAAGACTGCATGGAAAAGATGCGGGAGCACCGATGCCGTCACCTGCCGGTCGTGGAAAACGGCCGTCTCCTCGGGATGATCTCCATGCGGGACATCATCGAATTCCAACTCATGGACCGGGAACAGCAGATCGAGTTCATGCGGGCCTACATCGCGCAGGTGCCCCCCGGTTTTGGGTTCTCTCCATGAGCCTCAAGGACGAGGACGTCGTCCGCCGATGGCGGTGGGCGACCCGGGCCATCCATGTCGGACAGTCCCCGGACCCGACGACGGGTGCCGTGACGCCGCCTCTCTACCTGACGTCTACGTATCGTCAGGTCGGTCTGCACGTCCCCTCGCCCTACGAGTATTCTCGTGTCCAGAACCCCACCCGAGAGGCTTTGGAACAAAACCTGGCCGCTTTGGAAGACGGTCGGTGGGCCTGCGCCTTTGCCTCCGGGATGGCCGCCATCACGGCCCTGGCGATGACGCTCCGCCCCCGGGACCACGTCCTGGTCGCCTTGAACGTGTACGGCGGCACGTACCGGCTATTTCAATCGGTCCTCCGGGCCTGGGACCTGGACGTAGAGTTCTTCTATCCCGTCACGCCGGAAGAGGCCAGGGCTCGGCTTCGACCCGGTCAGACTCGGTGGGTCTTCATCGAGACGCCCAGCAATCCCCTCCTGGAGATCGCCGATATCAGCGCCTTCGCTCGGGTCGCCTCGGAGGCCGGCGCCCTCCTGGTCGTGGACAACACGTTTATGTCGCCTTATCTCCAGCAACCTCTCCGGCTGGGGGCCCACGTCGTCGTCCACAGCACGACCAAGTACATCAACGGCCACAGCGACAGCCTCGGGGGGGCCGTCGTCTTCGGGACGGACCCCATCCTGGAGCCTCTGTACGAGGGGGTGCGTTTCGTCCAGCGAAGTACGGGCGGCATCTTGAGCCCCTTTGAGGCCTGGCTCGTCCTACGGGGCATCAAGACCCTGCATGTCCGCATGGACCGACACTGCGCCAACGCCCGAGCCGTCGCCCAGTTCCTGCGAGAGCACCCGGCCGTCGAACGGGTATACTTCCCGGGCTTTCCGGACCATCCGGGCGCCGAGGTTCACGCCCGCCAGGCCCGCGGCCCCGGCGGGATGGTCACCTTCAGCGTCCGGCCGGGCCTGGACCTCGACCAGTTCTTCCGAAGTCTGCGGGTCTGCACCTTCGGCGAGAGCCTCGGGGGCGTCGAAACCCTCATCAGCCACCCGGAGACGATGAGCCACGCCGCCCTGCCGGAGGAAGTCCGCCGCCGTCTGGGCATCCATCCCCGCCTGGTCCGCCTGTCCGTCGGCCTCGAGGACCCGGCCGACCTCATCGAAGACCTGGCCCGGGCCCTGGACCGGGCGGGCGGCAGGTAGGCAATCGGCAGATAGGCAGATGGGCAGGTAGGGAGGTGGGGCCTCGTTCGCTGGTCGCCGTTCACCATTCGCCAATTATTGCCATTGTGGAGCCGTGCGATGACCTTACAGAGCATGATCCTCCAGACGAACGTGCTGGCGGCCTTCGCCGCTGAGTCCATCGTCCAGAAGAAAATCGCCCGGACGGACCAGATGGAGGTCCAGCTCGTCTGTCTGGACACCGGTCAGTTCTACCCCGTCCACGCCCCGGACGCCGATACCGTCCTGATCGTGTGGGAGGGCCGGGCGGACCTGATCCTGGGCGACCAGTCGACCCAGATGGCGACGGGCCACATCGTGACGGTCCCGCGGGGCGTGCGGCGTGGCTTCCAGGCCCGGACGAAGCTGATCGTCTTCATGGTCCACTCGCCCCCGCTGACGGAGGCCGAGCGGGCCGAGGTCGAACGCCTCCTGCAAAGGGGGGAGTTTCCGTAGGGATCTCGGTGTGGGGTGCACCGATGCCCCGAGCCGGTAGGCCGATAGGCCGGTAGACGGCTGAGTCGTCGAATTCCTGAACTCCCGAATTCCCGAATGGTCGAGTCGCCCCGTGCGGAGTTTTCCGATCTATTTGGCGCTGGGATGGTTCTTGCTGGCCCTGGCCGTCCGGGGGGCCTTCCTGACGAGCCATCGGGACCGAGACTGGCCGTACAGTATCTTTTACTACGTCGACAGCATGGCCTACTACCGGTACGCCGAGGGCCTGGCCCGGGGCACGCTGGCCGACGCTGAGGTTCTTTATCACCCACCGTTGACGGGCTGGTTCACATGGCTTCAATTCCGTCTTTGGGGCCTTCCGCCGGCGCCGGGGTGGCGCTACAAGCTGGGCTTTGCAGTCGTCAACGCCTTCACGGTGGCCCTCACCTACGCATGTCTCCGACGATGGGGCTTTCCCGGGCTCGCCCCCTGGGCGGCCCTCTGGCTGGCCTTTTCCTTCGCCATGCTGGAGGTGTCCGCGACGCCGAACGCCGAGACGTTGTATACGGCGGGCCTTCTGCTGACGCTGGGCGCCCTCATGGAGGGGCATGCCCGACCCGGCCTGGCGTGGGGCCTGCTGGCCGGCGTCATCGGCGGGGTGACCAGCCTGGCCCGGGCCGAGCATCTCAGCCTGTTCGTCTTGCTGAGCGCCTATCTGACGCTCCGAGACCGGACCCGGTGGTCCCGGGCTCGGCGTCTTTGGCTGGCCGGTCTGGTCCTGGGTCTCTTGGTCGTATTGGTTCCGTGGACCCTCTACACGGCGACGGCCCTGCGCCGGATCAACGGCCAGTTACGGTCGACGGGGGTGCCGCCTATCCGGTCCTGGGCCCTCATCACTCAGTACGACGCCTTCAACTTTGCGCTGGCCAATCATCCCCAGGCCGACGGGGGCTTTGACCCCGCCTTGGTCCCGACGGCCGCCCGTACGGGCCGGCTGTCCCTGACCGATCCCGTGGCCCGGCTTTACTACGACACCGGGTACCGTCTGGGCTGGCAGTGGATTCAGGAGGACCCGGCGCGGTTTGGCCGTCTCGTCCTGCGGAAGGTCGGCCGCTGGCTGAGCGGGCTTTCCCTGGGATGGGGCGTCAGCGACTGGCCCGGCGGCCTGGCGGGCGTCCGCTACGCGGCGGATGCCTTCGTCCCGGACCGGCGGTGGCTTCAGTGGCCCCTCCTGGTCGCCTTTGGAGCGGGGCTAATCGTCGGACTTCGGCGTTTTCCGCCCCTGGGACCCTTGTTGGCCCTCGTCGTCCTGCATCGGCTCGCCGTCACGGTGCTCTTTTTCGGGTACGCCCGAAACATGATCGTCATCTATCCGGGCGTCGTCATCCTGAGCCTCTGGGGGGTGACGGCCCTGGGACGGCCCCTCGGGAAGGCATTCCGACTTTCGGTCTCGCCCCGATGGGCTCGACTCGGATGGGCGGCCCTCATGGGGGTCCTGACAGTCCACACCTTCCTGCACGCGGGGGCCCTCCGGAACTACATGGCCTCGGGACCGGCCGACGAACGGGGCAAGATCATTCAAGACGCGACCGTTCGCCTCTGGCCGGCCCCCGATGCTCGACCGTAGGGCCCGGGCGCCCGCCTGGAGCCGGCCATCTCCATGGATTCCTCTATCCCACGTGGACCGTCAAGGTGGCGTCGGCCCGAGGGCCTGAGGCCTCGATCCAGGCGCGCCAACCCCGGACGTCCCCTTGTTCCGGGAGGCCCCGCGTCCGCAGGAACGACCGAAATCGCTCGACGAGCTGGCGGCCCTTGGCCCGGCCGTGCTCCCGAAGCTGACGCCGGACCGAGACCCGTTCGAAGTCCAGGGCGTCCAGGCCGAAAGTCGTGTCCGGCCATACGACGACGATGGGGAGCCGCAGGGGCGGCGTCCCAGGACTCGACCGGGCCAGCTCGTTGAGGACCTCCGCCACCTCGACGTCGTTGCGGATGATCTCGTTGACCATGATCTCGGTCCCCCGGCCGGCGATGTCCGTGATCCGGGGCGGTCGGGGGCCGTCCCACGGGGGCGTCTCCCGCGGCGAGGCGTTGACGACGAGGATCAATTCGGGCTGGCAGATTTCACGCCGGGCCGCCAGAAACGGGGCGCTCAGGGGCGTGACGTCCCGGAGGCCGCCGTCCACGAAGAGGTGGGCCCCGACCTCGACGGGCGGGAACATCGTCGGCATCGACGCCGAGGCCAGGACGAAGTCCACGACGTGGTCCGGGATCGAGCCGGGCCGGCCCCGCTCAAGGGTCAGGGCCAGGGTGCCCTTGTACCGTTCTTGACCGACCCGGACGAACCGCTCGTCGTTGCTGACGAGGTAGTACCGGCCGTCCGTCAGGGACGTGACGCCGACGGCCCAGATACACCCGTGGCGGGCCGAATCGGCCAGCCGGTCCCAGGAGACCGCCGCCTCGATAAGCTTTCGGAGGGGTGCCGCATCGTGGAGGCTCGGCCGCTTCAAGAGCCCGGGCAAGGCCAGCAGGAGGCGGACCTTATTCAGGAGGCCCTCCGTATTGCGGGGGATGCGACTCGTGTAGACCTGGTCGTTGCGCTCGATGCCGTCCCATACGGCCCGGAGCGCTCGGACGCCTTCCGAGAAGTCCGGATACTGGGCCAGACAGGTCGCGTTCAAGGCCCCGACGGACACGCCCGTGAAGAAGCAGAACCGAAGGTCCAGCCGGGCCTCGTCCAGGGCCTCCAGGAAGCCGACCTGGAACTCCCCCTTGGCACCGCCGCCGCTGAGGACGAGCGCCACCGAAACAGGCATGGCCATGGATCCATGTATGGCGAGTCGCGAACGGCGAACAGTCCTCGGTCGCCGTTCGCGACTACACTATGCGTCATCATTTTGATTTCGAAGTCGCGCCCCGAGGGGGCCGTTCAGACGCCGTAGTAGCGGCCGGGGCCTTGCGGACGCTCCGGGCGCAAGTCGGCCGGACGCAGACGGTTCGCCGGCCGAATCGGACCTGATAGGGTGCACCGCAGGCCGGACACGCCTTTCGGACGATCGTCCCGGAGAAGGAAAAGCTACAGGCCGGATAGCGACTACAGCCATAGAACAGCCGACGACGCTTGGCGGACGAGGCGTTGGCCTTCCGGGCGAAACGGGCGACCATCTCGCCGGGACAGCCGTCGGCCAGGCACGGGACGTCGGCATAGAGGGGCGCCGTCGCCTTGCAATCCGGCTCGGTACACCGGTAGTAGTACCCGTAGGGGCCCGACCGGAGGACGATGGGGGCGTGGCCGGCCGAGCACGTGCGGTCGGTCCGGACGGCCGGCCAAGACGTGCCGTGAACGGCCCGGATTTGGCAGACGGCGCATTCCAGGACGGTATCCCGCCGGTCCTTCCGCAGGGTCATCGGGCGCCCGCATCGGGGGCAGGCCGGGGTCGCCGTAGCGGCGGGTGCTTCTTCGTCGGACCGGGCCTCCGCGGGGGGCGGCGTCAGGGCCGCCTCGTAGTCGGCCTTGTAGGTACAGCCCTCGGCCTGGCGGCTACAGTAGAGAAATCCCCCGTTCCGGCTCCACCGCAGGATGAGTCGCCCCTCCCCGCAGGCCGGGCAGGGCGTCGAAAGTTCGACGCCCTGTTTGTAAGACGGCATGTCCTTCTGGGCCTGCCGGAGCTGACGGAGGAGGACCTGATAGAAGGCCTGCAAGATTTCCTGACGGCGCTTTTTCCCCGTCTCGACCTCGTCGAGGGAGGCCTCCATTCGGGCCGTGTAGTCGTAATCCATCATGTCGGGGAAAAACTTCTCCAGGAGGTCGCAGACGAGCCGACCCAGGGCGGTCGGTCGGAAGAACTGACGGTCTTTCACGACGTAGTCCCGGTTCTGGATGATGGACACGATGGTCGCATACGTGCTGGGACGACCGATCCCACGCCGTTCGAGCTCCCGGATGAGGGTCGCCTCCGTGTAGCGAGGCGGCGGCTGGGTGAAGTTCTGCTTGACCTCTAAGTCCCGGAGGGTGAGGACCTCGCCTTCTTTCAAAGGCGGGAGCCGCTCGGCGTCGGCTTCCGGCTCCTCGGTCTCGGGGAGTTCCTCCTGGTACAGCCGTAGATAGCCCGGGTAGACGAGGACCTCGCCGCGGGCCTCGAGCTCGTAGTCACCGGCCCGGACCGTCACGGTCGTGACGTCGACCTCGGCGTCGGCCATCTGG
Above is a genomic segment from bacterium HR11 containing:
- the mccB gene encoding Cystathionine gamma-lyase, with amino-acid sequence MSLKDEDVVRRWRWATRAIHVGQSPDPTTGAVTPPLYLTSTYRQVGLHVPSPYEYSRVQNPTREALEQNLAALEDGRWACAFASGMAAITALAMTLRPRDHVLVALNVYGGTYRLFQSVLRAWDLDVEFFYPVTPEEARARLRPGQTRWVFIETPSNPLLEIADISAFARVASEAGALLVVDNTFMSPYLQQPLRLGAHVVVHSTTKYINGHSDSLGGAVVFGTDPILEPLYEGVRFVQRSTGGILSPFEAWLVLRGIKTLHVRMDRHCANARAVAQFLREHPAVERVYFPGFPDHPGAEVHARQARGPGGMVTFSVRPGLDLDQFFRSLRVCTFGESLGGVETLISHPETMSHAALPEEVRRRLGIHPRLVRLSVGLEDPADLIEDLARALDRAGGR
- the hom_2 gene encoding Homoserine dehydrogenase; amino-acid sequence: MNELRIALIGLGAVGRAWARLVTERAERIRRLYGVHLVVTGVFTARHGAAIDPRGLDLAEALRAYAAGDLKALSAQPTPTDGVSFVDLCPADVLVELSVLNPQTGQPALDYVRRALQRGLHVVTANKGPIALAYRELRALARAQNRWLLFESSVMDGIPIFSMVRWGLPAAEIRGFYGILNSTTNLVLTLMEQGASMEEAIRQAQAIGIAEADPSHDIDGWDAAVKVCILANVWMDADLKPTDVDRTGIRGVSPADLRAALDRGHRIKLVCRAQRRPDGTLQASVRPEEVPFYDPLAQTKETEAFLCIESDSIAPLALVERARATPEHTAYGVLADVLQIARLPNPVG
- the dpgD gene encoding Enoyl-CoA-hydratase — protein: MMRSIPYETLQVEAEGPVMRIWLSRPEARNALNDRMIAELTDCFQALAADPAVRVVQLGGRGPVFCAGADVEWLRQSVELTEEQNRRDAQTLADLLNLMNQTPQVLIVRAHGVAVGGAMGLCAVGDIVVAAEDTKFGFTEVRLGIAPAIISSFVYRKIGETYMRRYFLTGELFSADVAKAIGLVHEVVPAEALDGRVRELTEAVLAAGPQAVRTTKALTGLVTRLPFEAALSLGVDTTARLRVSPEGQEGLRAFLEKRKPQWPS
- the pabB_2 gene encoding Aminodeoxychorismate synthase component 1, which translates into the protein MGTEAVADVGVRMAEWSEPQAWASRVYHADYLSPSVAYALVRTQADPPVFLLESAEGPEKIARFSIIAGDPLATLAGSFEAEDPTWSLFERVSRQWFETRLTEAWPTRHFLGWYGYVAYEMTQRFERVAFRHPRTLAIPDFAFVFPGQLVVFDHRQRVMHHWWHRSRDPWTWQDPWSRVPPPLLLPRRDPRADFRAEPTLSLEAFTAMVERARHYIREGDIFQVVLSQRFERPWSGDPWPIYRVLRNWNPSPYMFYLDYGDFVLFGSSPEMLVRQVGDTAWIRPIAGTRRRGRDEVEDRRFIEELCQDAKERAEHVMLVDLARHDLGQVAVPGTVRVTRLMEVETYSHVFHLTSEVQATVRPGVPPLRVLAAGFPAGTVAGAPKIRAMEIIDELEPVRRQFYAGGVGYIGADRRMDFCITIRTGLVTDGRLIVQAGAGIVWDSDPRREYRECQHKAGALLEAAEEIGC
- the pabA gene encoding Aminodeoxychorismate synthase component 2 yields the protein MIVLIDNYDSFTYNLYHLLVQMDPDVRVFRNDAISVEAVLDLRPNAVVISPGPGRPAEAGICIELIRRAGDRIPMLGVCLGHQAMAEATGGRVVHAPTLLHGKTSRITHEGTPLFQGVANPFEATRYHSLAVEPESLPSDWVISARADDGVIMAIEHRRWPMAGVQFHPESVLTSEGPRIVENFLRHYAGWPWR
- the topA gene encoding DNA topoisomerase 1, which produces MAESKTLVIVESPAKARTLARYLGPGYVVRASKGHVKDLPKNKLGVQVEKDFEPQWVVVEGRGPVLKELKEAAQAVDRILLATDPDREGEAISYHIAQELEPLGKPIARVWLREITQRGVAEALREPREIDPNLVEAQFARRILDRLVGYQISPLLWDKVWRGLSAGRVQSVALRLIVEREREIERFVPQEYWTIRALVQPDGRPAFWVRLVRQAGRKIQLPDEAAARATEQALRSAEYVVLRVEKRRKHRTPPPPFITAKLQQAAAQRWRWSAQKTMAIAQRLYEGVDLPQGRMGLITYMRTDSVRISEEAIQAARAFIREHFGARDLPATPRRFKAKADAQDAHEAIRPTHVDLTPDVVRPHLSPDEARLYELIWKRFVASQMADAEVDVTTVTVRAGDYELEARGEVLVYPGYLRLYQEELPETEEPEADAERLPPLKEGEVLTLRDLEVKQNFTQPPPRYTEATLIRELERRGIGRPSTYATIVSIIQNRDYVVKDRQFFRPTALGRLVCDLLEKFFPDMMDYDYTARMEASLDEVETGKKRRQEILQAFYQVLLRQLRQAQKDMPSYKQGVELSTPCPACGEGRLILRWSRNGGFLYCSRQAEGCTYKADYEAALTPPPAEARSDEEAPAATATPACPRCGRPMTLRKDRRDTVLECAVCQIRAVHGTSWPAVRTDRTCSAGHAPIVLRSGPYGYYYRCTEPDCKATAPLYADVPCLADGCPGEMVARFARKANASSAKRRRLFYGCSRYPACSFSFSGTIVRKACPACGAPYQVRFGRRTVCVRPTCARSVRKAPAATTASERPPRGATSKSK
- the hrp1_2 gene encoding Hypoxic response protein 1, which gives rise to MHRVREIIEKQKEVFSVRHDWTVLDVARYMSERNIGAVAVLDDKAQVVGMFSERDLMTRVVAVGRDPRQVRVAEVMSRNVQTARLDDTLEDCMEKMREHRCRHLPVVENGRLLGMISMRDIIEFQLMDREQQIEFMRAYIAQVPPGFGFSP